In Neisseria brasiliensis, the following proteins share a genomic window:
- the asd gene encoding aspartate-semialdehyde dehydrogenase, whose translation MKVGFVGWRGMVGSVLMQRMKEENDFAHIPEAYFFTTSNAGGTAPDFGQAAKTLLDANDVTELAKMDIIVTCQGGDYTKAVFQPLRDSGWNGYWVDAASSLRMADDAIIVLDPVNRNVIDDGLKNGVKNYVGGNCTVSLMLMALGGLFQNDLVEWATSMTYQAASGAGAKNMRELIEGMGAIKAQAADELADPSSAILDIDRKVSDFLRSEDYPKANFGVPLAGSLIPWIDADLGNGQSKEEWKGGVETNKILGTEQPIVIDGLCVRIGSMRCHSQAITLKLKKDLPVEEIEHILAEANDWVKVVPNEKEASMNDLTPAAVTGTLTVPVGRIRKLGMGGEYISAFTVGDQLLWGAAEPLRRVLRIILGNL comes from the coding sequence ATGAAAGTAGGTTTCGTTGGTTGGCGCGGCATGGTCGGCTCAGTATTGATGCAACGCATGAAAGAAGAAAACGATTTCGCCCACATTCCTGAAGCGTATTTCTTCACCACGTCCAACGCCGGCGGCACCGCCCCTGATTTCGGCCAAGCAGCCAAAACCCTGCTGGATGCCAATGATGTGACTGAATTAGCTAAAATGGACATCATTGTCACCTGTCAAGGCGGCGATTATACCAAAGCGGTTTTCCAACCACTGCGCGACAGCGGCTGGAATGGCTACTGGGTCGATGCAGCCTCTTCTTTGCGCATGGCCGATGACGCTATTATCGTCTTAGACCCGGTTAACCGCAACGTTATTGATGACGGCCTGAAAAACGGCGTGAAAAACTACGTCGGCGGCAACTGTACCGTATCCCTGATGCTGATGGCATTGGGCGGCTTATTCCAAAACGATTTGGTTGAATGGGCCACCAGCATGACCTATCAAGCCGCATCCGGTGCCGGCGCGAAAAACATGCGCGAACTGATTGAAGGCATGGGCGCCATCAAAGCGCAAGCGGCCGATGAATTGGCCGATCCTTCCAGCGCTATTTTGGACATTGACCGCAAAGTTTCCGACTTCCTGCGCAGCGAAGACTATCCAAAAGCCAATTTCGGCGTACCTTTAGCCGGTAGCCTGATTCCTTGGATTGATGCCGACTTAGGCAACGGCCAATCCAAAGAAGAATGGAAAGGCGGCGTGGAAACCAACAAGATTTTGGGCACTGAGCAACCAATCGTGATTGACGGTTTGTGCGTGCGCATCGGCTCAATGCGTTGTCACAGCCAAGCCATCACGCTGAAGCTGAAAAAAGATTTGCCGGTTGAAGAAATCGAACACATTTTGGCCGAAGCCAATGATTGGGTGAAAGTGGTGCCAAATGAAAAAGAAGCCAGCATGAACGACCTGACTCCCGCTGCGGTAACCGGCACGCTAACCGTACCGGTCGGCCGCATCCGCAAGTTGGGTATGGGCGGCGAATACATCAGCGCGTTTACCGTTGGCGACCAACTGTTGTGGGGCGCAGCCGAACCCTTGCGCCGTGTATTGCGCATTATTTTGGGCAATCTGTAA
- a CDS encoding glutathione S-transferase N-terminal domain-containing protein, whose product MMTLYSGITCPFSQRCRFVLYEKGMDFEIKDVDIFNKPEDLAVMNPYNQVPVLVERDLILYESNIINEYIDERFPHPQLMPGDPVMRGRGRLVLHRMEKELFSLVQILENAESTNKEQAKAREAIGNGLTLLAPAFSKNKYILGDEFSMIDVALSPLLWRLDYYDIKLGKTAAPLLKYAERIFQREAFIEALTPAEKAMRR is encoded by the coding sequence ATGATGACTTTATATTCAGGCATTACTTGCCCGTTTAGTCAGCGCTGCCGTTTCGTGTTGTACGAAAAAGGCATGGATTTTGAAATCAAAGACGTCGATATTTTTAACAAGCCGGAAGATTTGGCGGTGATGAATCCGTATAACCAAGTGCCGGTATTGGTCGAGCGCGATTTGATTTTGTATGAATCAAACATCATCAACGAATACATTGACGAGCGTTTCCCGCATCCGCAATTGATGCCGGGTGATCCCGTAATGCGTGGTCGCGGCCGTTTGGTTTTGCACCGCATGGAAAAAGAATTATTCAGCTTGGTACAGATTTTGGAAAACGCTGAATCAACCAATAAAGAGCAAGCCAAAGCGCGTGAAGCGATTGGTAACGGTCTAACCTTGTTAGCGCCCGCATTCTCGAAAAACAAATACATATTAGGCGATGAATTTTCGATGATTGATGTTGCCTTGTCGCCATTGTTGTGGCGCTTGGATTATTACGACATCAAATTGGGCAAAACCGCTGCGCCATTGTTGAAATACGCCGAGCGTATTTTCCAACGCGAAGCCTTTATCGAAGCTTTGACGCCGGCTGAAAAAGCCATGCGCCGTTAA
- a CDS encoding RDD family protein — translation MNDMNSMPSEMMEPQIEVDLAPPMKRIGAVIINSMLNIAAYIPLIISVLTGESGYLQRASASKEFTLPEINMTWVMIGIAVLVIYGVAQIYFMSKDGQSLGKKMLGIRVLKTDGTNPGFFGTVFMREVAYYFLLGLAAGIIAYVAQSITDNPDMFDLLSNFIQLAAYVACVVMLFKVKSDRRTLQDYLANTVVVELPKR, via the coding sequence ATGAATGATATGAATTCGATGCCGTCTGAAATGATGGAGCCGCAAATTGAAGTGGATTTGGCGCCGCCGATGAAGCGAATAGGGGCGGTCATCATCAATAGTATGTTGAATATTGCTGCTTATATTCCGTTGATTATTTCGGTGTTGACCGGAGAGAGTGGCTATTTGCAACGCGCCAGCGCGTCAAAAGAATTCACTTTGCCTGAAATCAACATGACTTGGGTGATGATTGGCATTGCTGTGTTGGTGATTTATGGTGTGGCGCAGATTTATTTTATGAGTAAAGACGGTCAATCATTGGGCAAAAAAATGCTGGGTATTCGGGTGTTGAAAACCGATGGTACCAATCCCGGCTTTTTCGGTACGGTGTTTATGCGCGAAGTAGCTTATTACTTCTTATTGGGCTTGGCCGCAGGAATTATTGCCTATGTCGCGCAATCGATTACCGATAATCCCGATATGTTTGATTTGTTGAGTAACTTTATCCAGCTTGCTGCTTATGTGGCGTGTGTGGTGATGTTGTTTAAAGTGAAAAGCGACCGCCGCACTTTGCAGGATTATTTGGCGAATACGGTTGTGGTGGAATTGCCGAAGCGTTAA
- a CDS encoding ClpXP protease specificity-enhancing factor, whose translation MTASTKPYLIRALYEWCLDNNQTPHIVAWVNEHTRVPMQYVRENEIVLNIGQTASHNLNIDNEWVNFSARFGGVAHDIWIPVGHIVSIFGRESGEGMGFEVEPYAPDSANKAAEQKPAAEAETESKPKKGLKLVK comes from the coding sequence ATGACTGCCAGTACCAAACCTTATTTAATCCGTGCCTTATATGAATGGTGTTTGGATAACAACCAAACGCCACATATCGTTGCGTGGGTAAACGAGCATACGCGCGTACCGATGCAGTATGTGCGTGAAAACGAGATTGTGTTAAACATCGGCCAAACTGCCAGCCATAATTTGAATATTGATAACGAATGGGTTAATTTCTCAGCCCGTTTCGGTGGTGTGGCGCACGATATTTGGATTCCGGTGGGACATATTGTCAGCATTTTTGGCAGAGAAAGTGGCGAAGGTATGGGCTTTGAAGTCGAACCTTATGCGCCTGATTCAGCCAATAAAGCAGCCGAGCAGAAGCCTGCTGCTGAAGCGGAAACAGAATCTAAACCGAAAAAAGGTTTGAAGCTGGTGAAATAA
- a CDS encoding class I SAM-dependent methyltransferase — translation MKPHIPQPSDEARQSSQQLCQHIRQEIIAHDNWLPFSCFMELALYHPEFGYYTGGSHKIGASGDFITAPTLSPLFARTLARQLNALLPQTAGNIYEFGAGTGRLVADLLNHLSDGLKIYYIIELSAELAQRQRTWLDQQLSPELSKKVIHLSALPDTFDGIILGNEVLDAMPVERVHYQAGEFHQVGVSIENQQFIQTAKPLLSPTLMQAAQSYLPLIEGYTSELHPAQYAFIATLSQKLARGAMIWIDYGFDAQQYYHPQRNDGTFIGHYRHHTIHDPFFHIGLTDLTAHVNFTDIAQAATVAGLDFIGYTTQANFLLNLGITDLLAATGDVDSAAYLREAAAVQKLLNQHEMGELFKVIAFGKHIDVDWQGFQFGDISHKL, via the coding sequence ATGAAGCCACATATTCCCCAGCCATCTGACGAAGCCCGCCAATCAAGCCAGCAACTTTGCCAACACATCCGCCAAGAAATTATTGCCCACGACAACTGGCTGCCATTCTCTTGCTTCATGGAACTCGCACTTTATCACCCCGAATTTGGCTACTACACCGGCGGCAGCCATAAAATCGGTGCTTCCGGCGATTTCATCACCGCCCCGACACTTTCCCCTTTATTCGCTCGCACATTGGCGCGCCAACTCAACGCCCTTTTACCGCAAACCGCCGGCAATATTTACGAATTCGGCGCAGGCACAGGCCGATTGGTCGCAGATTTGCTAAACCATCTTTCAGATGGCCTAAAAATCTACTATATCATTGAGTTATCAGCCGAATTGGCACAACGCCAACGCACTTGGCTAGACCAGCAGCTAAGCCCTGAATTAAGCAAAAAAGTCATCCACCTTTCTGCTTTACCCGACACCTTCGACGGCATCATTTTAGGCAATGAAGTGCTCGATGCCATGCCGGTTGAGCGCGTGCATTACCAAGCAGGCGAATTTCATCAAGTTGGTGTCAGCATAGAAAACCAGCAATTCATACAAACCGCCAAACCTTTGCTATCCCCAACATTAATGCAAGCCGCACAATCCTACCTCCCCCTTATCGAAGGCTATACTAGCGAACTACATCCCGCGCAATATGCGTTTATCGCCACGCTTTCGCAAAAATTAGCACGCGGCGCAATGATTTGGATTGATTACGGCTTTGATGCGCAACAGTATTACCACCCGCAGCGCAACGACGGCACGTTCATCGGCCATTACCGCCACCACACCATTCACGACCCGTTTTTCCACATCGGCCTGACCGACCTGACCGCGCACGTCAATTTTACCGACATCGCCCAAGCCGCCACCGTTGCCGGGCTGGACTTTATCGGCTACACCACGCAAGCGAATTTTCTGCTCAATCTGGGCATTACCGACTTACTGGCCGCAACCGGTGATGTCGATTCTGCGGCCTATTTACGCGAAGCGGCAGCAGTACAGAAATTGCTCAACCAACACGAAATGGGCGAGCTGTTCAAAGTCATTGCCTTTGGCAAGCACATTGATGTCGATTGGCAAGGCTTTCAATTTGGCGACATCAGCCATAAGTTATGA
- a CDS encoding cytochrome c1, with translation MKQTLKNWFAALLLAVPMSAAMAAGDHAVYEKVDIDLRDQVSLQRGAQIFTNYCLSCHSATGMRFNRLKDIGLTDDEIKKNLMFTTDNVGDVMLSAMHPKDGEKWFGAAPPDLTLIARSRGADYLYAYMRGFYKDPTRPNGWNNAVFDKVGMPHPLWEQQGVKAVELDGKGQPIWVENEHGVKEPKLYWESTGLHSRRLPNGKVIEKEYDDYARDLVNFMVYMGEPAQLQRHRTGYIVMIFLLAVMLPLAYFLKKEFWKDVH, from the coding sequence ATGAAACAAACACTTAAAAACTGGTTTGCTGCCTTATTGTTGGCAGTGCCGATGAGTGCAGCGATGGCTGCCGGCGATCATGCGGTTTACGAAAAAGTTGACATCGACTTGCGTGACCAAGTGAGCTTGCAACGCGGTGCGCAGATTTTCACCAACTATTGCTTGTCTTGTCACTCAGCGACCGGCATGCGTTTCAACCGTTTGAAAGACATTGGTTTGACTGATGATGAAATCAAGAAAAACCTGATGTTCACGACCGATAACGTGGGTGATGTAATGTTGTCAGCCATGCATCCGAAAGATGGTGAAAAATGGTTTGGCGCCGCGCCACCGGATTTGACGCTGATTGCCCGCTCGCGTGGCGCAGATTACCTGTATGCCTACATGCGCGGCTTCTACAAAGATCCGACCCGTCCTAACGGCTGGAACAACGCCGTATTCGACAAAGTCGGCATGCCTCATCCTTTGTGGGAACAACAAGGCGTAAAAGCGGTTGAGTTGGACGGCAAAGGCCAACCGATTTGGGTTGAAAACGAGCATGGCGTGAAAGAGCCGAAACTCTACTGGGAGTCAACCGGTTTGCATTCTCGCCGCTTGCCAAACGGTAAAGTCATCGAGAAAGAGTATGACGATTATGCCCGCGACTTGGTGAATTTCATGGTCTACATGGGTGAGCCGGCGCAATTGCAACGCCACCGTACCGGCTACATCGTGATGATTTTCTTGTTGGCAGTGATGTTGCCATTGGCGTACTTCCTGAAGAAAGAATTCTGGAAAGACGTTCACTAA